From the genome of Vicingaceae bacterium, one region includes:
- the ctaB gene encoding protoheme IX farnesyltransferase produces the protein MKTVTYHIQRTVADKLVDYLELSKVRLNILVVFSSVLGYLIGYNESQNSFFELFFLTVGGFLVTASANTFNQILEKDFDALMQRTQNRPLPAGRVSIQEALIFGAITLIFGLVMLGAGIHPLAAILAFLSFFIYVFVYTPMKRISIVSVVIGAFPGAIPPLLGWVAATKSFGLEGGLLFALQFAWQFPHFWLIARKGQEDYLKAGYKIVPWDGKKDQLFKYLLAGSVWIMLPVSFLSYYYQLNGKMYLWAAVLLGIIIWLTSVLYLKDEKKYFRNLIIYTLLYLPLIQLFYWFDKIWI, from the coding sequence ATGAAGACAGTTACCTATCATATCCAAAGGACCGTTGCAGACAAGTTAGTAGATTATTTGGAATTGTCAAAAGTCAGGTTGAATATATTGGTGGTTTTCTCTTCTGTGTTGGGTTATTTAATTGGATATAACGAAAGCCAAAACTCTTTTTTTGAATTGTTTTTTTTGACCGTTGGAGGATTTTTGGTTACAGCATCGGCCAATACCTTCAATCAAATACTGGAAAAGGATTTCGATGCATTGATGCAAAGGACACAAAACCGTCCTTTACCGGCAGGACGTGTTTCTATACAAGAAGCATTGATATTTGGGGCAATAACATTAATTTTCGGACTTGTAATGTTGGGGGCAGGAATTCATCCACTTGCCGCTATTTTGGCATTTTTATCCTTTTTTATTTATGTGTTTGTATACACGCCAATGAAAAGAATTTCCATAGTGTCTGTCGTTATTGGCGCATTCCCGGGAGCTATCCCGCCATTGTTGGGGTGGGTTGCCGCAACAAAAAGTTTTGGACTTGAAGGGGGCTTATTGTTTGCCTTGCAATTTGCCTGGCAGTTCCCACATTTTTGGTTAATTGCCCGAAAGGGACAAGAAGATTATTTGAAGGCGGGATACAAAATAGTGCCATGGGATGGAAAAAAAGACCAATTGTTTAAATACTTATTGGCCGGTTCTGTATGGATAATGTTGCCGGTTTCTTTTCTATCATATTACTATCAATTAAATGGCAAAATGTATTTATGGGCAGCCGTGCTTTTGGGAATAATCATTTGGTTGACGTCTGTTTTATATCTCAAAGATGAAAAAAAGTATTTTAGAAATTTGATAATATATACACTTTTATATTTGCCATTGATACAGCTTTTTTATTGGTTTGACAAAATTTGGATTTAA
- the ctaE gene encoding cytochrome oxidase subunit III — MGYSMEDDIKQQQERSALPMLWIGIVSIVMLFAGFTSAAIVSHMSGSWIHIKLPWYFIASTAIIVASSFTYHYAFKLMQRKELAFSVRWIILSLILGAGFGIFQYLGWKELVKQGVYFTGPTANPAGSYFYVITFVHFLHYIGGIISMLVVYFRAKSGKYLEKSTGFKISLIYWHFLDVLWLYLYAFLYYLINN; from the coding sequence ATGGGATATTCAATGGAAGACGATATAAAGCAGCAGCAGGAGAGAAGTGCTCTTCCTATGTTGTGGATAGGAATTGTGAGCATTGTGATGTTATTTGCCGGCTTTACCAGTGCTGCTATTGTCAGCCATATGTCCGGGTCTTGGATTCATATAAAGCTCCCATGGTATTTCATTGCCAGTACTGCCATCATTGTTGCTTCGAGTTTTACCTATCATTATGCCTTCAAATTAATGCAGCGCAAAGAATTGGCTTTTTCGGTCAGATGGATAATTTTGTCATTGATATTAGGCGCAGGGTTTGGAATTTTCCAATACTTAGGTTGGAAAGAACTGGTTAAACAAGGGGTATATTTCACCGGGCCGACAGCCAATCCGGCCGGATCGTATTTTTATGTCATTACTTTTGTCCATTTCCTGCATTATATTGGAGGAATCATCAGTATGTTGGTAGTTTACTTCCGTGCAAAATCGGGCAAATATTTAGAAAAATCAACCGGATTTAAAATAAGTTTAATTTATTGGCATTTTTTAGATGTCCTTTGGTTATATTTGTACGCTTTTTTATATTATTTAATAAACAATTGA
- a CDS encoding cytochrome oxidase subunit III — protein MGANTTAVDAKTAWGGGRAPFGISYGKMMMWFFLISDALTFGGFLASYGLTRHHFQDIWPSAENVFTHFPFLEGDHPLLYVAFMTFILIMSSVTMVLAVEAGHRMSRREVLIWLGLTILGGLIFVGSQAWEWYHFIHGTELGAVELGKGYLTLPSGQVVETKGIIARWASEAKDTLLLPWKDDAGNYIALTGQEMQKVLAGAKEIFGANLIHNEYGVPAFGDFFFFITGFHGTHVFSGVVLNFVIFINVIKGTYEKRGHYEMVEKVGLYWHFVDLVWVFVFTFFYLV, from the coding sequence ATGGGAGCAAATACAACAGCAGTAGATGCTAAAACAGCATGGGGTGGAGGAAGAGCCCCTTTCGGCATCAGTTACGGAAAAATGATGATGTGGTTTTTTTTGATTTCTGATGCTTTGACATTCGGAGGATTTCTTGCTTCTTACGGTCTAACCAGACATCACTTCCAAGACATTTGGCCCAGTGCCGAAAATGTTTTCACGCATTTCCCGTTTTTGGAAGGCGATCATCCCCTTTTGTATGTGGCTTTTATGACCTTTATTTTGATTATGAGTTCGGTGACTATGGTGTTGGCTGTGGAAGCCGGTCACAGAATGAGCAGACGGGAAGTGTTGATTTGGCTTGGCTTAACTATTCTTGGAGGTTTAATTTTCGTCGGTTCTCAGGCCTGGGAATGGTATCACTTTATTCATGGTACTGAGCTTGGTGCCGTTGAATTAGGTAAAGGATATTTGACATTGCCATCCGGACAGGTGGTGGAAACTAAAGGGATTATTGCCAGGTGGGCTTCTGAAGCCAAAGATACATTGTTGTTGCCATGGAAAGATGATGCCGGCAATTATATTGCCTTGACAGGTCAAGAAATGCAAAAAGTATTGGCAGGAGCAAAAGAAATTTTTGGAGCAAATTTGATACATAATGAATACGGAGTGCCTGCTTTTGGCGACTTTTTCTTCTTTATAACCGGGTTCCACGGTACACACGTTTTCAGTGGTGTTGTATTGAATTTTGTTATCTTTATCAATGTAATTAAAGGCACATACGAAAAAAGAGGTCATTACGAAATGGTCGAAAAGGTCGGTTTATATTGGCACTTTGTAGACCTTGTCTGGGTTTTTGTTTTTACGTTCTTTTATCTTGTTTAA
- the yozB gene encoding hypothetical protein, with protein MTVFTNKKFIWTVTIILPLAVAALKYIPKFEGPSWTSSMPLFSAIINSITAIVLVWSVVNVKKGNIEKHRKGMITALILSTLFLLNYVFYHITNEDTPYPEEAPLRYVYYFILITHIFLSGIIVPMVLFTLRHALMNNIEQHRRLAKITFPLWLYVAVTGVLVYVFMAPYYH; from the coding sequence ATGACAGTTTTTACAAATAAAAAATTCATATGGACTGTCACAATAATTTTACCTTTAGCCGTGGCAGCATTAAAATATATACCAAAGTTTGAAGGTCCTTCATGGACAAGTTCGATGCCCTTGTTTTCAGCAATTATCAATTCAATAACGGCAATAGTTCTAGTTTGGTCGGTGGTCAACGTAAAAAAAGGGAACATAGAAAAACACCGTAAAGGTATGATAACTGCTTTGATATTGTCCACACTGTTTTTGTTAAATTATGTATTTTATCACATTACCAACGAAGATACACCTTATCCCGAAGAAGCGCCTTTGCGTTATGTTTATTATTTTATTTTAATTACACATATTTTTTTGTCGGGTATAATTGTGCCTATGGTTTTATTTACTCTTAGACATGCATTAATGAATAATATTGAACAACACCGCAGGTTGGCAAAAATTACTTTTCCATTATGGTTGTATGTTGCTGTTACAGGAGTTTTGGTTTATGTTTTTATGGCTCCTTACTATCACTAA
- the metH gene encoding methionine synthase: MPFGEKSGGFFIENKTKMKTSIKDEIEKRILVLDGAMGTMIQRFKLEEADYRGEEFKNWPVDLKGNNDLLTLTRPDVIASIHRSYMEAGADIIETNTFNAQKISLADYAMEALAYRINFEAAKLAKETAGQFMKENPERNVWVAGSIGPTNKTLSLSPDVNNPGFRALDWDTLLDAYMEQVQGLVDGGVDLLIVETVFDTLNAKCALMAIRRVFQQKTVELPVIVSGTITDASGRTLSGQTLEAFLISVSHFPLFAIGLNCALGARQLRPFIEELSQKAPFYVSAYPNAGLPNHFGEYDETPEETAEYIKDFLQSGCVNIVGGCCGTTPEHIRLIADAAKGATPRKIPELPKYLQLSGLESFTLRPDSNFMNIGERTNITGSKKFARLVKENNWQEALDIAREQVENGAQAIDICMDEAMVDGQQAMKTFLRLIASEPDIARVPIMIDSSKFNIIEEGLKNIQGKGIVNSISLKEGEEEFIRQARLIKQYGAAVIVMAFDEKGQADTLDRRIEICRRSYDLLINVVDFPAQDIIFDPNIFPIATGMKEHRRNALDFFEATKWIKENLPYAKVSGGVSNVSFSFRGNNAIREAIHACFLYHAIRYGMDMGIVNPAQLVVYETIDPQLRQLIEDVLFDRYDGADEKLIEFAQSFSDKGPVATSKDQENEWRKMPLEERIAHSLVKGIDAYVEKDMHEALEKYATPLEIIEGPLMKGMNIVGELFGSGKMFLPQVVKSARVMKKAVAVLEPYMNRMQKNEVQQAKAKILLATVKGDVHDIGKNIVSVVLGCNGYEVIDLGVMVPCEKILEEAEKNQVDLIGLSGLITPSLDEMVFVAKEMQRKNFKLPLLIGGATTSKIHTAVKIKPQYENAPVVYVPDASQTVQIINGLLGNNKNEFISKTEQEYKKLQELHAGRTDKSQWIALKDARKNPFRPDFNQYIPHRPSVIGKPITITAGISTLKNYIDWGPFFMTWQFSAKFPDVLNHPSYGEEAKKLYHDALEMMEFLENSGKFEAKGVVGFWPALSNENDEIYLYDKEGAERPVMTLHTLRQQQRKREEEPNYSLSDFIARKGTGIDDYMGAFVVSAGLQDRYFIDMFRKENDDYKEILYKSVTDRLAEAFAEYLHEKVRKEIWGYAPDENLSNDDLIKEKYQGIRPAPGYPACPDHTEKIKLFQLLNAEENTGVKLTENLAMDPPSSVCGWYFAHPQARYFAITKILPDQLEDLAGKKGVAMEEMKKWLGYLLLE; encoded by the coding sequence ATGCCCTTCGGTGAAAAATCCGGAGGGTTTTTTATAGAAAATAAAACAAAAATGAAAACATCTATAAAAGATGAAATAGAAAAACGAATACTGGTGCTTGATGGAGCCATGGGCACAATGATACAGCGTTTTAAACTTGAAGAAGCCGATTATCGGGGTGAAGAATTTAAAAATTGGCCGGTAGATTTAAAAGGCAACAATGATTTATTGACATTGACACGCCCGGATGTGATAGCATCTATACATCGGTCCTATATGGAAGCAGGAGCAGACATCATAGAGACCAACACATTCAATGCTCAAAAAATTTCGCTGGCCGATTATGCAATGGAAGCATTGGCTTATAGAATCAATTTTGAAGCTGCAAAATTGGCAAAAGAAACAGCCGGACAATTTATGAAGGAAAATCCGGAAAGAAATGTCTGGGTGGCAGGTTCGATTGGTCCCACAAACAAAACGCTGTCATTGTCGCCCGACGTAAATAATCCGGGGTTTCGTGCATTGGATTGGGACACTCTTCTTGACGCTTATATGGAACAGGTACAGGGTTTGGTGGACGGAGGAGTGGATTTGCTGATTGTTGAAACTGTTTTCGATACGCTCAATGCCAAATGTGCCTTAATGGCCATTAGACGTGTCTTTCAGCAAAAAACAGTCGAGTTGCCGGTGATTGTCTCCGGAACCATTACCGATGCCAGCGGCCGTACATTGAGCGGCCAAACATTAGAAGCATTTTTAATATCTGTGTCACATTTTCCTTTGTTTGCCATAGGTTTAAATTGTGCATTAGGAGCCCGTCAATTACGCCCGTTTATAGAAGAATTGAGTCAGAAAGCACCATTTTATGTGAGCGCATATCCCAATGCCGGATTGCCCAACCATTTTGGAGAATATGACGAAACACCTGAAGAGACAGCGGAGTATATCAAAGATTTTCTTCAATCCGGATGCGTCAACATAGTAGGAGGTTGTTGTGGAACGACACCGGAACACATACGTCTTATAGCAGACGCAGCCAAAGGAGCAACACCACGGAAGATTCCTGAATTGCCGAAGTATCTTCAGCTGAGTGGGCTGGAATCATTCACACTCAGACCGGATAGTAATTTCATGAACATCGGCGAAAGAACCAACATTACAGGGAGTAAAAAGTTTGCAAGATTGGTGAAAGAAAACAATTGGCAAGAAGCGTTGGATATTGCCCGTGAACAAGTGGAAAATGGAGCACAAGCCATAGATATTTGCATGGACGAAGCCATGGTTGATGGACAACAAGCCATGAAAACCTTTTTAAGGTTGATTGCATCCGAACCCGATATTGCCCGGGTGCCCATCATGATAGATTCGTCTAAATTCAATATCATTGAAGAAGGGCTAAAAAATATTCAAGGCAAAGGAATAGTCAATTCAATTTCTCTTAAAGAAGGCGAAGAAGAATTTATTCGTCAGGCCCGGCTTATAAAACAATATGGCGCAGCAGTGATTGTCATGGCATTTGACGAAAAGGGACAGGCAGACACACTTGACCGAAGAATCGAGATTTGTCGGCGTTCCTATGACTTGTTGATCAATGTTGTTGACTTCCCTGCTCAGGACATCATATTTGATCCCAATATTTTTCCCATTGCGACCGGCATGAAAGAACACAGACGCAATGCCCTTGATTTTTTTGAAGCCACCAAATGGATAAAAGAAAACCTGCCATATGCCAAAGTGAGTGGGGGAGTTAGCAATGTATCGTTTTCATTCAGGGGAAACAATGCCATACGTGAAGCCATACATGCATGTTTTCTTTATCATGCCATACGTTATGGAATGGATATGGGTATAGTGAATCCGGCACAATTGGTGGTTTATGAGACAATTGATCCTCAATTGCGCCAACTAATCGAGGATGTACTATTTGACAGGTATGACGGAGCAGATGAAAAATTAATCGAATTTGCACAGTCATTCTCTGATAAAGGACCGGTTGCTACTTCAAAGGATCAAGAAAATGAATGGCGAAAAATGCCTTTGGAAGAACGAATTGCACATTCACTTGTAAAAGGTATAGATGCTTATGTTGAAAAAGATATGCACGAAGCATTGGAAAAATATGCAACGCCATTGGAGATTATCGAAGGTCCTTTGATGAAAGGAATGAACATAGTAGGAGAGTTGTTCGGAAGCGGAAAAATGTTTTTGCCACAAGTAGTGAAAAGTGCCAGAGTGATGAAAAAAGCTGTGGCAGTGCTTGAACCTTATATGAACAGAATGCAAAAAAATGAGGTGCAGCAAGCAAAAGCAAAAATATTGTTAGCCACCGTGAAAGGCGATGTGCATGATATCGGTAAAAATATAGTGAGTGTTGTTTTGGGATGCAATGGTTATGAAGTGATAGATTTAGGTGTGATGGTTCCTTGTGAAAAAATATTGGAAGAAGCAGAGAAAAATCAAGTAGATCTAATAGGTCTGAGTGGGTTGATAACTCCGTCATTGGATGAAATGGTATTTGTGGCAAAAGAAATGCAACGCAAAAATTTCAAATTACCATTATTGATTGGTGGAGCCACAACTTCTAAAATTCATACTGCAGTAAAAATAAAGCCACAATATGAAAATGCTCCGGTTGTGTATGTTCCGGATGCATCCCAAACAGTGCAAATTATTAACGGTTTGCTTGGTAACAACAAAAATGAATTTATATCAAAAACCGAACAGGAATATAAGAAGTTACAGGAACTGCACGCAGGAAGAACCGATAAAAGCCAATGGATCGCATTGAAAGATGCAAGAAAAAATCCGTTCCGCCCCGATTTCAATCAATACATTCCACACAGGCCCTCTGTGATTGGAAAACCCATTACCATCACTGCCGGTATATCCACATTAAAAAATTACATCGATTGGGGGCCGTTCTTTATGACCTGGCAATTTTCGGCAAAATTTCCCGATGTATTGAATCACCCCAGTTATGGGGAAGAAGCAAAAAAACTATATCATGATGCTCTTGAGATGATGGAGTTTCTAGAGAATAGTGGAAAATTCGAGGCGAAAGGAGTGGTTGGTTTTTGGCCTGCTTTAAGTAATGAAAACGATGAAATTTATCTTTATGACAAAGAAGGAGCCGAAAGGCCGGTCATGACTCTTCACACTTTACGTCAACAACAGAGGAAGCGTGAGGAAGAACCAAATTATTCGTTGTCGGATTTTATCGCCCGGAAAGGAACCGGTATTGATGATTATATGGGTGCTTTTGTGGTTTCTGCCGGATTACAAGACAGATATTTTATCGATATGTTCAGAAAAGAAAATGATGATTACAAAGAGATATTGTATAAGTCGGTAACCGATCGATTGGCCGAAGCATTTGCAGAGTATTTGCACGAAAAAGTAAGAAAAGAAATTTGGGGCTATGCACCGGATGAAAATCTAAGCAATGATGATTTAATCAAAGAAAAGTATCAAGGAATTCGTCCGGCACCGGGCTATCCGGCATGCCCCGATCATACGGAAAAAATTAAATTGTTCCAATTGTTGAATGCAGAAGAAAATACCGGAGTCAAATTGACCGAAAATCTTGCTATGGATCCTCCATCGAGTGTCTGTGGATGGTATTTTGCACATCCTCAAGCAAGATATTTTGCAATAACAAAAATTTTGCCCGATCAGCTTGAAGATTTGGCCGGCAAAAAAGGAGTAGCAATGGAAGAAATGAAAAAATGGCTTGGATATTTATTGTTGGAATGA